GAGCGACTTGGCGGCGATGCCGGCCACGCGCTCGTCCGACGACTGCGCCAGGCGCTGCAGCAGGAAGTAATGCCAGACGTCGAACAGGAACTGCCGCGCCATGGTGTCGGCGTAGTTGCCGTTGGGCCGTTCGACCAGCAGCGCGTTGTGGAACTGGTGGGCATCGCGCAGGTAGGCCAGCGCGTCCTCGTCGCGGCCCGCGCCCTCGACCTCGCCGGCCAGCGTCAGCCACATGCGGGCCTGGCCCAGCAAATCGAGCGCGGTGTTGGTCAGCGCCAGGTCCTCTTCCAGGATCGGGCCGTGACCGGTCCAGGCGCCCAGACGTTGCGACAGGATCAGCGACGTGTCGCCCAGGCGCAGCAGGTATTCGAAGAAAGTCTTGTCCATGTCTCCCCCGCCGCCTTACATGTGCTTGATTTCTTCAGGCATCGGAAAGAACGTGGGATGCCGGTAGACCTTGCTGTTGGCCGGCTCGAACAAGGGATCCTTGTCGCCCGGGCTGCTGGCGGAGATGTCGGAGGCGCGCACCACCCAGATGCTCAGGCCTTCATTGCGGCGGGTATAGACGTCGCGGGCGTGGTTGATCGCCATTTCGGCGTCGGGCGCGTGCAGGCTGCCGACGTGCTTGTGCGCCAGGCCGTGCTGGCTGCGGATGAACACTTCCCACAGAGGCCAGTCTTTGCTCATGATGGATATCCTCGGATGCCGGGCGCGCATCGCGCCCCGGGTATGGATGAGTAAGGAGTTGGAAGGCCGGGCGCCGCCCGGCCAGGGCTCAGGCCGCCTTGCGCTCGGCCTGCTTGTCGGCGTAGGCGACCAGCGCGTCGCGCACCCAGGCGCCGTCTTCGTGCGCCTTGACGCGCGCCGCCAGGCGCTCGCGGTTGCACGGGCCATTGCCCTTGAGCACGGCGTAGAACTCGCTCCAGTCGATCTCGCCGAAGTCGTAGTGGCCGCGCTCGGCGTTCCACTTCAGTTCGGGATCGGGCACGGTCAGGCCCAGGTACTCGGCCTGCGGCACGGTCTGGTCGACCATCTTCTGGCGCAGTTCGTCGTTGGAGAACAGCTTGATCTTCCAGGCCATGGACTGGGCGCTGTTGGGCGAGTCGGCATCGGACGGGCCGAACATCATGAGGGCCGGCCACCACCAGCGGTTCAGCGAGTCCTGCACCATCGCCTTCTGTTCGGGCGTACCGTGCAGGCACATCTGCATCAGCAGATCGTAGCCCTGGCGCTGGTGGAAGGACTCCTCCTTACAGACCCGCACCATGGCGCGGGCGTAGGGGCCGTAGGAGCAGCGGCACAGCGGAATCTGGTTGATGATGGCCGAGCCGTCGACCAGCCAGCCGATCATGCCGATGTCGGCCCAGCTGAGCGTGGGGTAGTTGAAGATGCTGGAGTACTTGGCGCGGCCGGCGTGCAGGTCGTCGATCAGGTCGTCGCGCGAGACGCCCAGGGTCTCGGCGGCGCTGTACAGGTAGAGGCCGTGGCCGGCTTCGTCCTGCACCTTGGCCAGCAGGATGGCCTTGCGCTTGAGCGACGGGGCGCGGGTGATCCAGTTGCCCTCGGGCAGCATGCCGACGATTTCGGAGTGCGCGTGCTGCGAGATCTGGCGCACCAGGGTCTTGCGGTAGGCCTCGGGCATCCAGTCCTTGGCCTCGATCCGCACGCCATCGTCGATGCGGCGCTGGAACGTCTGTTCGCGGCCTTCGAGCTGGTCCGCGGTCTTGACCTGCTTGACGCCGGTTTCGACGAGTTGAGCGTACATGGTTGTCTCCTTGAGACGGTTTGCGATAGCGCAAAGCAAACGCCGCGCAGTGCCGTCATGTCATAGGCGGATTATTTAATACAAAAAAACCATTGTCAAACTCAAATCTGTATCACATTGGATTTATGTATCATATCGAGGATCCCGATATCGGCCGCTCGCGGCCCCCCTTATGGCAAACCCTCAGTCGCCCCTGGACCGTTACCTGTCACGCCTCATCAAGAGCGATCCGCCGCGCGCCAAATCGCTCTGCGTCAGCCTGCTGGGCGACGCCCTGGCCCCCCATGGCGGCGCCATCTGGCTGGGCGACCTGATCGAGCTGCTGGCGCCCCTGGGCATCAACGAACGCCTGCTGCGCACCAGCGTGTTCCGGCTGGTGGCACAGAACTGGCTGCAGTCCGAACGCCATGGCCGCCGCAGCCTCTACCTGATTTCCGAGCAGGGCCTGCGCCACACGGCGCACGCCTCGCAGCGCATCTACGTGGGCGCGCCTCGCGACTGGAACGGGGAATGGACGCTGGTGGCGTTGCCGCGCACCGGCAACGGGCTGGCCGAACGCGCGGAACTGCGCCGCGAGCTGGTCTGGGAAGGGTTCGGCATGATCGCGCCGGGGCTGTTCGCGCATCCGCACACCGAGGCGCGCGCGGCCCACGACATCCTGGAAAAACTGGGCATTCCGGACAAGGCGCTGGTACTGTCGGCGCGCGACCTGGCCGGCGCCGGCGGCCTGCCGATCGCCAGCCTGGCCTCGCAGTGCTGGAACCTGGACGACGTGGCCGAGCAGTACCGGCAATTCAGCAGGAATTTCGGACCACTGGAAAAGCTGCTGGAAGCGCCCCCGTCACCGCCGGACGCGTTCATCACCCGCGTCATGCTGCTGCACAATTGGCGCCGGATCGTGCTGCACGACCCGCACCTGCCCGGCCCCATGCTGCCGGACAACTGGCCCGGCCATGCGGCGCGCGAGCTCTGCGGCCGCATCTACTGGCAGGTGTTCGACGCCTCGGAGGCGCATCTGAACACCCTGGCTGGCCGCGACAACGAACGCTACGCGCCACTGGCCGCCGACATCGCGACGCGCTTCGGCGGTCGTCCGGCCTGACGGGGCCGCCGCGGGATGGCCATCAGCCCCCGCCGCCCTCTTCCGGCATCACGACGCCCAGCGTATCGATGTGAAGTTCGCCTGCCGCCGGGGCGCGTTCCAGCCCCCTGGCCCGGGCGATGAAGGACAGCGTCCAGCGCGCCAGCACCGGCCGGCCCAGGGCCGCGCCCGTGTCGGCGTCGATGCCGCTGGGCACGTCCAGCGCCAGCACCGGCACCCGCCAGCCATTGACCGTATCCACCAGCGCCTGCCAGTCCGGGCCCAGGGGACGGTTCAATCCGATGCCGAACAGGCCGTCGATGACCAGGTCCGGCACCAGGCCGGGCTCAAGCCCCGGCGATACGGCGCCGCCCGCCGCGATCCAGCCGGCGTAGGCGCGGGCGGCATCGTCGGGCAGCCGCTGCGCGCCGGCGGGCAGCACCACGCGGACATCGTGGCCGCACTGCCGCAGCCGGGTCGCCGCCTCCAGCGCATCGCCGCCATTGTTGCCGGGGCCTGCCAGCGCCAGCAGCGTGGCGCCGGGCGCCACCCGGCGCGCCACGAAACTGGCGGCCGCCGCGCCCGCCAGCGGCATCAGCCGCCGGCCTTCAGCCAGGGCCTGGCGTTCGGCAGCGCGGATCCGGGCGACGGAATGGGAAGTCGGCATGGCGGCTCGCGGACGGCTGCCGCCGGATCGGCGGCTTACACCTTCAGGAAGTGTTCGCGGTAATACTTCAGTTCGTCGATCGATTCATAGATGTCGGCCAGCGCTTCGTGACGGCTCTTCTTCTCGAAACCCTTGTACACGGCCGGCGCCCAGCGGCGCGCCAGTTCCTTGAGCGTGCTGACATCCAGGTTGCGGTAGTGGAAGAACTGTTCCAGGCGCGGCATGTAAGCAAACATGAAACGACGGTCCTGGCTGATGGTGTTGCCGCACAGCGGCGACTTGCCGGCCGGCACGTGCTGCGCGAGAAACGCCAACAGCGTATCCTCTGCCTGCGCTTCGGAAATCGTCGAGGCGCGGACCTTGTCGATCAGGCCGCTCTTGCCGTGGGTGGACTTGTTCCAGCTGTCCATGGCGTCGAGCAGGCTGTCCGACTGGTGCACGACCAGCACGGGGCCTTCGGCGACGACGGTCAGGTCGGCCTCGGTCACCACCACGGCGACCTCGATGATGCGCTCTTTCTCAGGGTCCAGGCCGGTCATTTCCATGTCGAGCCAGACCAGGCGGTTTTCGTTCACAGCCATATAATTTGCCTATAAAAGACGCGATTTTCAAACCCGCGATTTTCGCACATACCCATTTGAGCCGGCCGCATTGCCCATGTTCACATTGCTGTTCGTTGCCTTCCTGCTGACCGATATCGCCGTGCGCATGTGGCTGGCCAGTCGCCAGATCCGCCACGTGGCGCGCCATCGCGACCAGGTGCCGCCGGAATTTTCCCACCGGATCGGCCTGGCGAGCCATCAGCGCGCCGCCGATTACACGGTCGCCCGGGTCAGGCTGGGCATGTTCGAACGCACCTATGACGCCATCCTGCTGATCTGCCTGACGCTGATGGGCGGCCTGCAGGCCATCGACCTGCTGGTAGGCCAGCTTACCAGCAACGACTTCCTGCGCCAGATGCTGTTGCTGGTGGCGGTGGCGCTGCTGCTGGGGTTGCTGGGCCTGCCCTTCACGCTGTGGCGACAGTTCAAGCTGGAAGCCCGCTTCGGTTTCAACCGCATGACGCCCG
The window above is part of the Achromobacter deleyi genome. Proteins encoded here:
- the paaC gene encoding 1,2-phenylacetyl-CoA epoxidase subunit PaaC yields the protein MDKTFFEYLLRLGDTSLILSQRLGAWTGHGPILEEDLALTNTALDLLGQARMWLTLAGEVEGAGRDEDALAYLRDAHQFHNALLVERPNGNYADTMARQFLFDVWHYFLLQRLAQSSDERVAGIAAKSLKEVTYHVRRSSDLVVRLGDGTETSHARMQAAIDDAWRFTGELFTDDAIDQDMAARGIGCELAALRAPWEQHVREVLEEATLAVPDAAAANHPAHSGGRQGRHTEELGYVLAEMQHLPRAYPGATW
- the paaB gene encoding 1,2-phenylacetyl-CoA epoxidase subunit PaaB, which gives rise to MSKDWPLWEVFIRSQHGLAHKHVGSLHAPDAEMAINHARDVYTRRNEGLSIWVVRASDISASSPGDKDPLFEPANSKVYRHPTFFPMPEEIKHM
- the paaA gene encoding 1,2-phenylacetyl-CoA epoxidase subunit PaaA → MYAQLVETGVKQVKTADQLEGREQTFQRRIDDGVRIEAKDWMPEAYRKTLVRQISQHAHSEIVGMLPEGNWITRAPSLKRKAILLAKVQDEAGHGLYLYSAAETLGVSRDDLIDDLHAGRAKYSSIFNYPTLSWADIGMIGWLVDGSAIINQIPLCRCSYGPYARAMVRVCKEESFHQRQGYDLLMQMCLHGTPEQKAMVQDSLNRWWWPALMMFGPSDADSPNSAQSMAWKIKLFSNDELRQKMVDQTVPQAEYLGLTVPDPELKWNAERGHYDFGEIDWSEFYAVLKGNGPCNRERLAARVKAHEDGAWVRDALVAYADKQAERKAA
- the paaX gene encoding phenylacetic acid degradation operon negative regulatory protein PaaX; the encoded protein is MANPQSPLDRYLSRLIKSDPPRAKSLCVSLLGDALAPHGGAIWLGDLIELLAPLGINERLLRTSVFRLVAQNWLQSERHGRRSLYLISEQGLRHTAHASQRIYVGAPRDWNGEWTLVALPRTGNGLAERAELRRELVWEGFGMIAPGLFAHPHTEARAAHDILEKLGIPDKALVLSARDLAGAGGLPIASLASQCWNLDDVAEQYRQFSRNFGPLEKLLEAPPSPPDAFITRVMLLHNWRRIVLHDPHLPGPMLPDNWPGHAARELCGRIYWQVFDASEAHLNTLAGRDNERYAPLAADIATRFGGRPA
- a CDS encoding NAD(P)H-hydrate epimerase codes for the protein MPTSHSVARIRAAERQALAEGRRLMPLAGAAAASFVARRVAPGATLLALAGPGNNGGDALEAATRLRQCGHDVRVVLPAGAQRLPDDAARAYAGWIAAGGAVSPGLEPGLVPDLVIDGLFGIGLNRPLGPDWQALVDTVNGWRVPVLALDVPSGIDADTGAALGRPVLARWTLSFIARARGLERAPAAGELHIDTLGVVMPEEGGGG
- the orn gene encoding oligoribonuclease, with product MAVNENRLVWLDMEMTGLDPEKERIIEVAVVVTEADLTVVAEGPVLVVHQSDSLLDAMDSWNKSTHGKSGLIDKVRASTISEAQAEDTLLAFLAQHVPAGKSPLCGNTISQDRRFMFAYMPRLEQFFHYRNLDVSTLKELARRWAPAVYKGFEKKSRHEALADIYESIDELKYYREHFLKV